A window of the Cololabis saira isolate AMF1-May2022 chromosome 19, fColSai1.1, whole genome shotgun sequence genome harbors these coding sequences:
- the LOC133419233 gene encoding G-protein coupled receptor 26-like has product MDTSEVILSMLVAVIIVVSLLSNVLVLICFLYNPEIRKQVPGLFNLNLTFCNLLLTVSNMPLTLAGVVSQAQPGGDGFCQIVGFLETFLSTNSMLSMAALSMDRWIAVVFPLRYHSKMRHRDAALVLGYTWAHSASFSTAASCLSWVGYHRLYASCTLANPRPSSRTQFVVFTVFFHSFTFLLSFIVLCFTYLKVLKVARFHCKRIDVITMQTLVLLVDIHPSVRQRCLEEQKRRRQRATRKISTFIGTFMLCFAPYVITRIVELFPAVPINPHWGIVSKCLAYSKAAFDPFVYSLLRHQYKKTCTDIINKLLKRSSLNASGRGPELQGNSIPTA; this is encoded by the exons ATGGACACTTCGGAGGTAATCCTCTCCATGCTGGTGGCTGTGATCATTGTGGTGTCGTTGCTGTCCAACGTGCTGGTGCTGATCTGCTTTCTGTACAACCCGGAGATCCGCAAGCAGGTGCCCGGGCTGTTCAACCTCAACCTCACCTTCTGCAACCTGTTGCTGACGGTGTCCAACATGCCGCTCACGCTGGCGGGGGTGGTCAGCCAGGCTCAGCCGGGGGGGGACGGCTTCTGCCAGATCGTGGGCTTCCTGGAGACCTTCCTGTCCACCAACTCGATGCTGAGCATGGCCGCGCTGAGCATGGACCGGTGGATCGCCGTGGTCTTCCCCCTGAGATATCACTCCAAGATGCGCCACAGGGACGCGGCTCTGGTCCTGGGATACACGTGGGCGCACTCCGCGTCCTTCTCCACGGCGGCCTCCTGCCTCTCCTGGGTCGGATACCACCGCCTTTACGCGTCCTGCACCCTGGCCAACCCCAGGCCGAGCAGTCGGACCCAGTTTGTCGTCTTCACAGTCTTTTTCCACTCTTTCACCTTCCTCCTGTCTTTTATAGTGTTGTGTTTCACATACCTCAAAGTCCTCAAAGTGGCAAGGTTTCACTGTAAGAGGATCGACGTTATTACAATGCAAACTTTGGTTCTGCTGGTGGATATACACCCCAG TGTTCGCCAGCGTTGCTTGGAGGAGCAGAAGAGGCGACGGCAGAGAGCGACAAGGAAGATCAGCACCTTCATCGGCACCTTCATGCTCTGCTTCGCTCCCTATGTGATCACAAG GATCGTGGAGTTATTTCCAGCAGTGCCTATCAACCCTCACTGGGGAATTGTCTCCAAGTGCTTAGCTTACAGCAAGGCGGCTTTCGACCCCTTTGTGTACTCCCTGCTGCGACACCAGTATAAGAAGACATGCACAGACATCATTAACAAGCTGCTGAAGCGCAGCTCCTTGAACGCATCTGGACGCGGGCCTGAACTCCAAGGAAACAGCATACCTACGGCGTAG